A part of Anaerolineae bacterium genomic DNA contains:
- the ltaE gene encoding low-specificity L-threonine aldolase, with protein sequence MIDLRSDTVTQPTPAMRKAMYEAELGDDVFAEDPTVNRLEELAAEKLGKEAALLVVSGTMGNLVSCLTHCQRGDEMILGDVAHIYLFEAGGVSALGGIHTRAVPNLPDGSLDPGDVLAAIRQPWNVHYPVSRLLALENTHNRCNGSAVPVEKMDVLGQLAHEHGLSVHLDGARIFNAQVALGVPASRIARECDSVQFCLSKGLSAPVGSVICGTRDFIREARRWRKVVGGGMRQAGVIAAAGVVALTEMIDRLSEDHANAKRLAHGLAQSPYIEIDPELYPTDIIYFTLGSKSPHDPTEFLSRLKERGVLVSQPGGTKFRAVTHYGITEADVDAAVAAISAAAAP encoded by the coding sequence CACCCCCGCCATGCGCAAGGCCATGTACGAGGCCGAGCTCGGTGATGACGTTTTCGCCGAAGACCCGACGGTGAACCGACTCGAGGAGCTGGCAGCGGAGAAGCTGGGCAAAGAAGCGGCGCTTCTGGTCGTCAGCGGCACCATGGGCAACCTGGTGAGCTGTCTCACCCACTGCCAGCGCGGGGACGAGATGATCCTCGGTGACGTGGCTCACATCTACTTGTTCGAGGCCGGCGGCGTCTCCGCTCTCGGAGGGATCCATACTCGGGCCGTGCCCAACCTCCCCGATGGCTCGCTCGATCCCGGCGATGTGCTTGCAGCCATACGCCAGCCCTGGAACGTGCACTATCCCGTCTCTCGCCTGCTCGCCCTGGAGAACACCCACAACCGGTGTAACGGGTCCGCCGTGCCGGTGGAGAAGATGGACGTTCTCGGCCAGCTGGCCCACGAGCACGGTCTTTCGGTACATCTCGACGGAGCCAGGATCTTCAACGCTCAGGTGGCCCTGGGGGTGCCGGCCTCGCGCATAGCCCGCGAGTGCGATTCGGTGCAGTTCTGCCTCTCCAAGGGCCTATCTGCCCCAGTGGGCTCAGTCATCTGCGGCACTCGAGACTTCATCCGGGAGGCGCGCCGGTGGCGCAAGGTGGTCGGCGGGGGCATGAGGCAAGCTGGGGTGATCGCCGCCGCTGGAGTGGTGGCCCTGACCGAAATGATAGACCGCCTGAGCGAGGACCACGCCAACGCCAAGCGGCTGGCCCACGGGCTGGCTCAGTCCCCCTACATAGAGATTGACCCGGAACTCTACCCGACCGATATCATCTACTTCACGCTCGGCTCCAAGAGCCCTCACGATCCGACTGAGTTTCTCAGCCGCCTCAAGGAGCGGGGAGTGCTGGTCTCGCAGCCAGGCGGCACTAAGTTCCGAGCCGTGACTCACTACGGCATAACCGAAGCTGATGTTGACGCGGCCGTGGCCGCCATATCAGCCGCGGCTGCGCCCTGA